The following proteins are encoded in a genomic region of Nicotiana sylvestris chromosome 4, ASM39365v2, whole genome shotgun sequence:
- the LOC104248887 gene encoding triacylglycerol lipase OBL1-like produces MACNKEFCKDYIELKPEEASFCDFFRIFCSCELEKRDFFDAPGTDRIKGFRRRWIIFASVAVQKFLLCFRKPMNSFGSKIELWSNYPSCNGGLLQLFFNIIQGKTEKPDMKSKKFTSIIGKIDWRLNLDKNIKMEDNRYVPSLSVMAAKLSYENEAFSKKVITENWKMDFIKLYNFWNAYQENYSTQAIMFQDKIEDSNLVVVAFRGTIPYDADDWITDVDLSWYELEGVGKLHAGFMKALGLQKNTGWPKEIDESPDQKLFAYYEIRKELKRILSKNEKAKFILTGHSLGGALAILFAAILSLHEEEWLLDKLEGVYTFGQPRIGDVQFGNFMKDKFNKYNVKYYRHVYSNDMVPRLPFDDTALFFKHFGSCVYYNSLYQGKVVEEEPNKNYFSLLWFFPMVLIAAYEVIRGFILPWRKGREYREDWFQTMFRMVGLVIPGLSAHTTIDYVNLTRLGSVLHNPQSAHQEGAKYD; encoded by the exons ATGGCTTGCAACAAAGAATTCTGTAAAGATTATATAGAGTTGAAACCAGAAGAAGCtagtttttgtgatttttttcgtATATTCTGTTCATGTGAATTAGAGAAAAGGGACTTTTTTGATGCTCCAGGCACAGACAGGATCAAAGGTTTTCGCCGTCGTTGGATTATTTTTGCATCTGTCGCTGTGCAGAAATTTTTACTTTGTTTCAGAAAGCCAATGAACAGTTTTGGTTCTAAAATTGAGCTCTGGTCTAACTATCCTTCTTGCAATGGTGGTCTTCTCCAGCTTTTCTTCAACATAATTCAAG GAAAAACGGAGAAGCCAGACATGAAATCGAAGAAGTTCACGTCGATAATCGGAAAAATTGATTGGAGGTTAAACTTAGACAAGAACATAAAGATGGAGGACAACCGATATGTTCCATCACTATCAGTTATGGCTGCTAAATTGTCTTATGAAAATGAAGCCTTCAGTAAGAAAGTAATCACAGAAAATTGGAAG ATGGATTTCATAAAATTGTACAACTTTTGGAATG CTTACCAAGAAAATTACTCCACACAAGCCATTATGTTCCAAGacaaaattgaagattcaaatcTAGTTGTGGTCGCATTTAGAGGGACAATCCCATATGATGCAGATGACTGGATCACGGATGTGGACCTTTCTTGGTACGAGCTTGAAGGTGTGGGTAAACTACATGCTGGGTTCATGAAAGCATTGGGCTTACAAAAGAACACAGGCTGGCCCAAGGAAATAGATGAAAGCCCAGACCAAAAACTATTTGCATATTATGAaatcagaaaagaactgaaaagGATACTGAGTAAAAATGAGAAGGCAAAGTTTATATTGACAGGACATAGTTTAGGAGGCGCATTAGCAATTTTATTTGCAGCCATATTGAGTTTACATGAAGAGGAATGGTTATTGGATAAATTGGAAGGAGTGTACACATTCGGACAACCTAGGATTGGAGATGTACAATTTGGGAACTTTATGAAGGACAAGTTCAATAAGTACAATGTCAAGTATTATAGGCATGTTTATTCCAATGATATGGTTCCTAGGTTGCCATTTGATGACACAGCCCTATTCTTCAAGCATTTTGGATCATGTGTGTATTACAACAGCCTCTACCAGGGCAAG GTGGTGGAGGAAGAACCAAACAAGAACTACTTCTCACTGCTATGGTTTTTTCCAATGGTGCTAATTGCAGCATATGAGGTTATTAGGGGGTTCATACTCCCTTGGAGAAAAGGCAGGGAATACAGAGAGGACTGGTTCCAGACAATGTTTAGGATGGTAGGTTTGGTGATTCCAGGATTATCAGCTCATACTACTATAGATTATGTTAATCTAACCCGATTGGGATCAGTTCTTCATAATCCACAATCAGCTCATCAAGAAGGTGCTAAATACGATTGA
- the LOC104248888 gene encoding uncharacterized protein, translating to MPELGFQEFRSGIGIRSVRDVSPDSVIFTGDSNFSLFSSASGSVDRCSFASDAHDQDSSVSDVSQHLAGHECREALGSKVTDPNKAIVHKNSHLGRKEKAKVQKLETNSEVETEDENLSLDSARNSFSQALKECQDRRFRSEFLLKKPDRPRPASLDLNNAVINTSHSSSPRFGVMKRTPVTTSRAGSFPSPRTPNYRHSSVGVQKGWSSERVPLHSAANRKQLNTALLPYNNGRTLPSKWEDAERWIFSPVSGDSSVRTSLQQSQRRPKSKSGPLGPPGLTYYSMYSPAPPVFKGGNGGNLLANSPFSTGVMATDGLSIRCGGSLGSGNFHALTEPCMARSVSIHGCSELVSLSTLPISQDESGDDIQDAANGVSRVISRRDMATQMSPEASPSSSPIRQSSFSPSTPSILPLVEFQSIPSSKAEMRDVPIDERVTVTRWSKKQKARVLGRSIESDDWKRKAVEIRSSAWDVSDTSKSISTINREEARITAWENLQKAKAEAAMRKLEMKLEKKRSSSMDKILNKLRSAQRKAQEMRSSMLANQSHEVARSSSKALSFRRTRQIGSLSGCFTCHAF from the exons ATGCCGGAGCTAGGGTTTCAGGAGTTTAGATCGGGAATAGGAATTAGAAGTGTTCGTGATGTTAGTCCGGACTCTGTTATTTTCACCGGCGATTCAAACTTCAGTCTTTTCTCCTCTGCTTCCGGCAGCGTTGACCGGTGCTCCTTTGCTTCCGATGCTCACGATCAGGATTCCTCCGTTTCCGATGTTTCTCAA CATTTGGCAGGGCATGAATGCCGTGAAGCTTTGGGCAGTAAAGTTACAGATCCAAACAAAGCCATTGTACACAAGAATAGTCACCTTGGCAGAAAAGAAAAAGCGAAAG TTCAAAAGTTAGAGACGAACAGCGAGGTTGAGACAGAGGATGAAAATCTGTCTTTAGATTCTGCTAGAAACTCTTTTTCTCAAGCTCTTAAAG AATGTCAAGATCGGAGGTTTAGGTCGGAATTTCTACTGAAGAAACCAGATAGGCCAAGACCGGCTTCACTAGATCTAAACAATGCTGTGATTAACACCAGCCACTCTTCGTCTCCGCGTTTTGGAGTCATGAAGAGAACCCCTGTTACAACTAGCCGAGCCGGTTCATTTCCAAGTCCTAGAACGCCTAATTATCGCCATTCCAGTGTTGGGGTTCAGAAAGGCTGGAGTTCAGAGCGTGTGCCATTGCATTCGGCAGCTAATCGGAAGCAGCTTAATACTGCATTGCTGCCTTACAATAATGGAAGGACATTACCTTCCAAATGGGAAGATGCAGAGAGGTGGATTTTTAGCCCGGTCTCAGGAGATAGTTCTGTGAGAACTTCATTGCAGCAGTCTCAGAGGCGGCCTAAATCCAAAAGCGGGCCTCTTGGACCTCCTGGTCTAACTTACTATTCAATGTATTCTCCAGCACCACCAGTTTTTAAGGGAGGAAATGGTGGGAATCTGTTAGCCAATTCCCCTTTTTCAACTGGAGTGATGGCAACTGATGGTTTGTCAATTCGATGTGGAGGCAGCTTGGGCAGTGGAAACTTCCATGCACTCACAGAGCCATGCATGGCAAGGTCAGTTAGCATACACGGATGCTCTGAGCTAGTCAGTTTATCGACCTTGCCAATTTCCCAAG ATGAGAGTGGAGATGATATTCAAGATGCAGCAAATGGTGTGTCACGAGTTATCTCAAGGAGGGATATGGCCACTCAAATGAGTCCCGAGGCAAGCCCTTCCTCATCTCCAATAAGACAGTCATCCTTCTCCCCTTCAACTCCATCTATTCTACCACTTGTAGAATTCCAGAGTATCCCTTCTTCTAAAGCAGAAATGAGAGATGTTCCCATTGATGAGCGGGTTACAGTGACCAGGTGGTCAAAGAAACAGAAAGCTCGAGTTCTGGGTAGGAGCATTGAAAGTGATGACTGGAAAAGGAAGGCTGTAGAAATCCGGTCTTCAGCTTGGGATGTTTCAGACACATCGAAAAGTATTTCAAC GATTAACAGGGAAGAAGCAAGAATCACTGCATGGGAGAACTTGCAAAAGGCAAAAGCAGAGGCAGCAATGAGGAAATTAGAG atgaaacttgagaaaaagagaTCGTCATCCATGGATAAAATTTTGAACAAACTTAGATCGGCACAGAGAAAAGCCCAAGAAATGAGAAGCTCAATGTTAGCCAACCAATCACATGAAGTAGCAAGATCCTCCAGCAAGGCCTTATCTTTCCGTAGGACTCGCCAAATAGGATCTCTGAGTGGCTGTTTTACATGCCATGCGTTTTGA